From the genome of Tachypleus tridentatus isolate NWPU-2018 chromosome 6, ASM421037v1, whole genome shotgun sequence:
tgcacctcaaagaggaatacaacagcgtcaagatcttgctagaaaccttgaagtataacgcgtatggctgggaggttatggGAGACTTTAAAATGGTGatattcctgatgggtctccaaggaagctttaccaagtttttctgttatctttgcctttgggccagcagggacaccgcagcgcactataatagaaagcactggccacaacggaccgagttttcTGTAGGGAGGcgcaatgtcaagtgtgagccacttgtgaacctccagaaggtgttgttcctaccattgcccataaaattgggtcttatgataCAATTTGTCAttgctcttgataaggagtctgtagccttcaagtaccttcgagatttCTATCCtaaactgtctgaggcaaaggtcaaagctggtgtcttcattggaccacaaattagaagatcctggagtgtacagaattcccaaagaagctcagtaggaaggaaaaaaagcttggggcagctttgtcgcagtggttcggggcttcatGGGCAACCACAAAGccgaaaattatatggaactggttgaggctctggtgaagaactacgacaaaatgggctgcaggatgtccctgaaagtccatattctttacgctcatcttgataaatttaaggagaacatgggagcatactcagaggagcaaggcgagcgcttccaccaagatatactggactttgaacgccgctaccaaggagcgtataacgaaagcaTGATGGGGGACTATATTTGGgggatgatacgtgaaagtgatttacattacagtcgcaaatatcgaaaaactactcacttctaaacatttttgtgtaactttagtataaatacatgtaaatcttgattcatatgttgttttattcagaccttacgtgaatgaaaatgtgcaaatttgcccattttttacatagaaaataggataatttctaaatttcattatacagatcacaaaagcaaagtttgaagggaataatggccattttctgtacttttacaccataagcaattaagaaataacacatgctatccaggaacaaaatttgtgttaccaAGAGTGATTAGATTTTTGCGCTTCTTGTACTCATTCATTagctttatttttgtgttttattttatagagaagccctccgctagtacagcggtatgtctccggatttacaacgctaatatcaggggttcgattcccctccgtgggctgagcagataaccctatgtgggtttgttataagaaaaacacacacacacaaattctaAATAGAAGTGACACAAAATAATAGCATTTAACTGATCTCAGCGTTAATTAGACAATGaacttatatatattttcccCAAAAACGTTTTACGCTAAttacttcttgtttttaaattataatgcatAGATGAATGCGTATAAAATTCAAAAACTCAGGATCGTAAAATCTATAGTCGCAAGCACTGTTGTTTCTTGAAAAAGAAAGCACaatatgctaatataataaaaaGCTGGCAAAGAATGATTTGTAAGCCTAGTAAAGTGATTTATTTTGGGAACACACTAATGTTTTATCAATACATCGGTCtgtatttttcagtttgaagGAGACGAATCCTTTGGTTTTGTAACAGGGCTTATTAACCTTGTTTGAGGAATTTAGAAACCGGAACTAGGCTAATAAATAAAGCACCACTATCTTTTGAAACCAGTTATTCACTATTTTTACTTGCGGTAACTTTATTCATCATTCATAAGAGGGCtaggcatgaccacgtggttagggcgttcgatacACTGAACATGTTCACTTTTTCAACCGTTGGGGCTTTAAggggttacggtcaatcccattattcattggtaaaaagagtagcccaagtgttggtggtaggttgtgatgactagctgcttcctctgtaatcttacaatgctaaattaggaacagcgaGCGCAGGTAGGCCTcatgtagatttgcacgaaattcaaaacaaacattcaaaagaATTGGCGAACCATTGAGCTAGTCTTATTGTTACCTAACCttattgttaaactcaaccatCTACATAATATATTGCTGCAACGCAACAAAGAGTGTTGTATCGTATCAAATAAGCATTACTCTTTTCCTGATTGCCTATGCCCATTATACTAAGAAGAATCTCGACTACCATTAGCTAggagtaaaaaaagaaaaacgtataCCAagttagaattaatttgctcatcgtgaactTTCGATAAGACAtccagttccagaccagatagaaaactccgcattgtttgtaaaacttttctatgtaactcattatttgtaatgaccgttattatacttgtaatattttttctatattgaaGTCATACAGAGcgtcatttaattaacttataaatctaaattacaatttaactcaggtTCAGACTTCTTCGTTTCTAATGAGCAAGAGTTTAATTGTTCAATTTGTACTCATTTCTTTGGTTTATTTGTCTATAattaagcacgaaactacacaacgggctatttgtgctctgcccattccggtttttagcgttctaGCGAATTAGGGGATTATGACTATTAATTTTCAACCAGTCAGTTAGTTAcatacaattgttttgttttttttattaatcaaacAAATAGCGCTTCATTTTCAATGGTTAAAGCTTTCTTTCATGATTCAAAACGTGTTCGATcacgtgttttatttttctatgtaacGAATGTAGAACAGAGCTTAAAAACTTTGCTATTTCCATGAAACGTAAAAGTTATCATTTTCGATAtacttttattagaaaaatattctacttaagtaagaaaaattatttaaaaatcaccAGCATTAAGTAAAGGATAAGTTTTATTCTCAAGAACAAGATTTCCATCGATATATTGTTAACTATTTCAAATGAAACTGTAAAatcatatgtatattttttttaataaaattgtgtgtTATCACTCAACGTTTATATGCGATGTTTGTTTAcaatcattaaaaattattatactaacattatataatcattaaaaattattatattaacgacttctgttttgtttacatgtatttagagaatgtttaaaaatgaagTTACCTTACCTTGACCCTCATGTAGAAATAGGGCTAGTTTGGCACAATTCAGAAATTGCATTTTATTCATGTTTGAagtctaattaatattttttctttatctcaCACTTACTCAATCAATAACAAAAAGATAATATTTgtaagaataaaaacaagtttataatattcCTAATAATACTAGCTTTAtacaatttgtattattattattgtttcaaacaatAAAGAGTTGTATTTAAACTGTAAGGAAAAGTTAATATTGAGCAGTAATTTCTATATCACGGAAAATCAAATATTATGTATGAATCTGTATGGATGTTTATAAAGTGGATGTTCTgactaatataaacattatttggaAAATCCTTATAATTACTGCGCAATGAcagatttgtttaaaaaacagatggagagttatttttaaaacaacaatgttttaagataacagaaaaataagactTTACAAAGGAATAAAAAAAGGGAATATTGGATGTTGTCCAACTTATTATCCAAAggaaaaatatcataaagtttCGTTGAGTCCAAAAACATAAGTTCAAATTACCTTTACATCGTGGACTGTATATTTGGGTAGCCGTACAAATACTACTAAACtcctttataaaatgtattaaaaatgaaatattcttatTGCATTTATGgcaaagttaattttaacttaCTGTGCAGATGGAAGATGGTAAATAAAcaacaccctattgtcatctatTGAGATTAAAGGATTAACTGACGCTCCTATAATGTACTTACTTCTAAAAGTGcgggaaatattttgtggtattttacAAATTCGAAATCATCTCGCCAATTTCTAAATCCAGAGCTGGGATACGGAGCCAACTTTGCGCCTTGTGTTGTAAATATGCATATTTTCCAATCCGTCATTCAATGATTATTCATAAAAACTTGGAAATATCGATTTTAAGGAAGAAtttgttaaaagtattattttctacCTTCTTTACTTTATAGTATAATTTTGCTGTAtaagacaaaacataaataactttttactTTCTGTCAAATATGTGCTAAAAATTGATATCTAAGTCAATCTCCAATGCAATCTGTTGGAAGTTCTTTTCTACATGGTTGCTCCTTAAAAATGAAGAACAAATCAACCATTAATTCCTGAGATTGTGATCTATTGATATTTAAAACCTCTCTAAAGGTATTGTGAATAAGAACAATGTTGTATGGCATGAAAGAAACAGCCTTCTAAACTCATCATCCTACAACTCACTATGTACTACATTCAACATATTGTATTATTCACATTTGGGTCATCACTAGATAGATTTATCAATCTATTAAATGGAAGTGACAGGTCCGGAAGAACAACTTTATGCCTTTTACTATACCCGAAATGAAATGTAACAAGAAGCTTACAAACAGGAAAACAATTAAAGATATAATAAGTAGCTGAAACAAGGTAGGTGTAAATCTTTAAAGGACGCTGTACCTATCCAATAAAGACAGTGTGGAATCAAAACTCATCCCAAAAGGTACTAATAAAAGGAAACTGTTATACTTGTGGAAAACATAGCCATAACAACTAAGAttctaagaaataaatatatgttattaaccCAAGGAGAATATAAACCAAGGATATGACTCTAAAatcaaaggaacaacaaagagCTAATCAGACATCATAAAAACATGAATTAGTTGGACTTATGGGTCGAAGCTCATATGAAAATATTCTACTTACCATAgttgagataaaaatataattatttgaggAAAATCATCCTCAATTCCATGGATTTATTGATTAAAACTCTTACAGTATGTTGATTGAAAGGTGTGAAATTGCCtccaaaaatgaagaaaaaagagaaaatgaatCGAAAAGCAGGTGGACAGAAGTTGCGTTTGTTGTAGGAAATTTTCTTGTGTTACGTGATGTATGGCTAATGGGTGTGAGCAGTAGTGTGAGTATGTTCTCACATCCCTGCAATTGCTTTGAGAGGAGCATAGAGCCTGATAAActtaatatttgccaacaagaaatgaaacattaaatgaCTTTTGTTTGAACAATATGGCAGTTGCATTActcttttaattaaattatatcaatCAGACAAAATTGTAGCtacaattataagaaaataaatgcaGGGGCccaattactttttatattgGTCACATCCTTTGTGGTTGAGCACTGGATGTGAGGTTGTTAAGCTAACTTCAAAAAGCTTCATAGTAAACAATCAAGAAGTCACTATTTATTACATGGCAGTTTAGTACATTAATGGCTGAACTTCAGAGATAACACAGAAAGTTTGTATCATACCTCAAAGAAGTGAACTATTCGTACTAAAAGACATTAGCAATAAATCTTTTTCTATTGAATAAgacatagtacaataaaacacTTTGGTCCGTCCTAAAGATTTGATAGTTGGAAGAGCtcttgtaaatgtaaaaaataaagatgttatacttGATTTTATTTAAGAGAGATTAAAATcaatttatgataaattaaaagACCTCTATTATACTaacatttacaataatatatttcaataagaTAACATGATAATGTTGAACAATTCTTCTTAGAAAAGAGGACAGACTTCAAACTTAAGTTTGTCTTTGGAAGGAACATGGGTTACACGGTTCGCAAGTGAGAGGATGACCAACTTAATAACTCCATAGAATAATATGAAAATGAATAAGCAGCCTGCAGAGGAACCCTGTTGCGATCATTTCCAGAAAGTCAAGAATAGAGACACCATTTAACTTATTTGACCACTTTCCTAGTTAGAATTACCCCAATGGCGGGACAAAAGCAATGATGAAAAGGAACAAaagactattttatttatataccattGATGTCGGAAGAGAAACGACGAAAAATGTTTGCTGAATAGACATTTAGTATAGTTTTCGTTTGTCTTTTCTGTGTGTTCGAGTTACTTTACGATCCAAGAAAAGAGCACTTGTATAAGGCATATTTTCAAGGTTTTGATTTATACATTAACTAGAGGATTCATGACTTTAGGATCGAAAAATACAGAAGAGAAGTCATAGAATACTATTAATGTTCCAAAATTGATAAATTAGAGGAGTATTGAAGACGAGAGTAgattataaacatgaaaattagtGAGCCATTGACTCAGTGTTTTGCTATTGATgggtgccccccagtggctcagcggtatgtctgcggatttacaacgctaaaatccgggtttcgatacccgtgatgggcagagcacagatagcccattgtttaactttgtgcttaattcaaaacaacaaaacaacaacgacaGCTATTAGTGAATTAGTCAGTTGATTCCGGTGAGAAGAGTGCCTGTCATCCAGTGAAGTGTTTGTGTCAGTGTTGGTTATCGGATATATTTAGCAACTCGATTGATTAGACTTGATGTTGTGTAAGTAATCATACTTGACGAATCAGTCTTCTGTTTGGGTAGGCCTTGCTTTCAGTTGTGGGTGGTTGCACAATTGGGTAGAATCATTTCGTGCTCCTAAATGAATAAACACTCCTCAGTAACTTATATACACCTTCTTGAGACCACTCTGTTTGTCTATCTCTACaaatattgtatagtatttttTAGTTTGTGAGAATAATGCTCGTGAGCGACGACTTATATGGGGAGGCTAAGACTCTTAAACAGGCCGCTCCTGCATGTAACTTTACATTTACGTTATATTGTTACGTGAACCGGATACCGAATTATTTTCACCACataatttttaagaaatttgtcaACAAAAGAGCGACGTTCaacaaaatgatattttcttgttttaatgactttgttaaaaattatttaactttttttctatatttcattGATAGCGCGATAAAGTGAAATACACTATCAAATGTTATTAAAAGTTGTTGTTCATGTAAGAAAAGGATTTGTTTTTTTGGTTGATCTGGCTCCACTACCTTAGAAAGGacgttgaattgttggaaaggattcgGAGGAGGGATACTAGAGTGATACATGAGATAAAAATGTTGTCAAGTGAAAATTTGTTATGATTTGCGAAATTACTTCCTTTCAAAAAAAGCGGAATTAGAGATGATTTGAttgatatgtttaaaaatgttgagaaaatttaaaatgtttatgcatCATTCTtctttcatacttaacagtgagaatggTAATACAAGGAGACACACATTTATGAATTGTGGCATGATAGATATGATTGATTTTTTTGCTAAGACAGCTTTACTTTCCAGTAGGATGGTCGACCTTTGAAATGAGATACCTTCAGCTGCGGATAATTTAAAGTTCAAGGAAaggcttaataaatatttgattatgtgTGTTGTgtttgtgctttcttatagcaaagtcacatcgggctatctgctgagcccactgaaggaaatcgaacctctgattttagcgttgtcaatccgtagacttatcgctgtactagtgggaggcCATATTTGATTATAAGGGTTGGCTTTGAATGTTCTTATCtttattgtagattttattataatgaaCAGGACGGCCTAGATGAAACAAGAAGTCCGTCGTAGTcctcaaaatatatatgtataataaagtcGTGTACTGAGTCGTTCTCATCTtggaacaaatatatattttcggAAATGCATTGCTGTGTCCcttagcaaatattttttttacattccttgccaataaaaaacacaaaaaactccCTGGCGTGAAGCTAGAGAACTAGAAGATCCTTGATCGTTTGGTAAGTTATTAGTACCGAAGTGAAATTAAGACAATTTATTGGTGTAGTTAATCTGTAAAATTCAACTCTTAAATATGGCTCTGGAGAAGGTAATTGTTCATGCTGGTGCTCCTGAAGACGAAGAAGAGGAAGAAGAGCTTGTTGACCCTCATGAGACATTAAAAACTGAATGTGCTGAAGAATCAAAATGTACTGCCCTTCAAGCAAGGTTGGATGAGTGTAATAGTAGAGTGAACAACACTGAAGGCACCGAAGAAAATTGTACAGAAGAACTCTTCGATTTTTTGCATTGTGTTGACCATTGTGTTTCACACTCACTTTTCAAgcagttaaaataagaaatattttattagattacATTATTGTAGAAAAGGTTCGTATTCTTAGAAGTAGCAAGTTAAAGTATGTTGTTTCACTTATAAGTAATTTAAGTTATAAAGTTAGTAAATTTATACTCGCAGGCACATACTGACAATGG
Proteins encoded in this window:
- the LOC143252718 gene encoding cytochrome b-c1 complex subunit 6, mitochondrial-like, which translates into the protein MALEKVIVHAGAPEDEEEEEELVDPHETLKTECAEESKCTALQARLDECNSRVNNTEGTEENCTEELFDFLHCVDHCVSHSLFKQLK